The DNA segment CTCGGGTGCCCGAGCCAACGGGCAGGAGTGATACTATGGGTAAATTCCGCAAGGCGATGTTCGCTTGGCGACGTCTGCCGCGTGGAGTCAAACGGCGTATCACTCGGAAGGCACGGCGGGTGGTGCGGCGCATCGCGCCGTAACCTCCGTCGTCTGCGTTTCTCGGGAGTTCGTGTTCTTCGGTTGTACTTGCAGACGTAACATCCAGGAGTAACCACTCTGGAAGCCACACTGCTCGTTACGAATGATACCGACGACTGAGACAAAGCCCCGCTCGCTACGCAACGACCACGTGATGCCTGAACCACCTCGAAAGCCCCCGCCCGGTCACGCGAGCGAAGCGAGCGTGACGTTGTCGTCGTGAACGCAGTGAACGACGGCTCGACGGACGTGTCCGTCGGTGTCGGAGCGTGCCTCCGACAGTACTCGCGGTCGCTGTGAGGCATATTTTGGCCGCGGCAGTGCCGCGGCCAAAATAGAGGTCCCACAGACGACCACGTCTTTCGGACGCGAGCGGGCGGCCCCTTTCAGTCCGCCCCGCCGGTTGGTCGGCCGAGCACTTCCGGCGGATGGTCCACCAGGCGTTTTCAACCCCGAATAGGCCTCCTAGCGCGCTGGCGCGGCTTCATGCCGCGCCATCTTCGCGCGAGGGACGACTACGCGCCCACAGGGCGCGCAGGAGTCGGCTGGGGAGGCGTGTGGCTGTCGCGGTGCTGTGGCGGTGCGGTCACTCATTTGTGACGTGCGAGCAGGACGTTCCGACAAAACAGAAACAATCGTCGCACTAGTGCGAGCAGAACGCTCGGGTCTTTCGAACACCACCCGGTGCCGAGCAAAAGCGAAACGTCGCGAGTGAAGCAGTACGACTCAGTCGGAAGCGTCTGCGTGCGAGAAGACGAACTCCCGGAGCAGTTTCCCACCCAGCGCCGCCGCCTGACCGTCGTCCCTGTCGTTGACCTCCACCACGTCGAACCCCGCCACCTGACCGCGTTCGGCCACCTCGCGCACCACGTCGCGCATCTCCCGGGGCGTCAGGCCGAACGGTTCCATCGTCCCTGTGCCGGGCGCGAACCCAGGGTCGGCGCCGTCGATGTCGACGCTGAGGTAGACCGACTCGTCGGCGTCGAAGTCCGGCGTCCAGTCGGCCGCGTCCTCGGGGGGAACCACCGTCACGTCGCTCTCCGCGGCGCGTTCCCACTCCTCCTCGCTACCGGTTCGCGCGCCGAGGATGACGGCCTCCTCCGCGACTTCGAGGACGTGGCGGGTGACCGTCGCGTGGCTCAGCGGGTTGCCGTCGTACTCCGCGCGGAGGTCGAGGTGAGCGT comes from the Halorussus vallis genome and includes:
- the speB gene encoding agmatinase — its product is MFPGATADRDAADYVVVGAPLDVSTTFQPGARFGPDRIRRFARTYDDYDARTDARFSELAVHDHGDVRAWDDAAEYLEYLEGVATDAVWDDAVPLLLGGEHTVTLAGVRAVDPDVFVCLDAHLDLRAEYDGNPLSHATVTRHVLEVAEEAVILGARTGSEEEWERAAESDVTVVPPEDAADWTPDFDADESVYLSVDIDGADPGFAPGTGTMEPFGLTPREMRDVVREVAERGQVAGFDVVEVNDRDDGQAAALGGKLLREFVFSHADASD